The following are encoded together in the Pseudomonas xantholysinigenes genome:
- a CDS encoding response regulator transcription factor gives MSEEIQVEGEELPHLLLVDDDATFTRVMARAMSRRGFRVSTAGSAEEGLKLAEQDLPDYATLDLKMEGDSGLVLLPKLLELDPEMRVVILTGYSSIATAVEAVKRGACNYLCKPADADDVLAALLSEHTDLDTLVPENPMSVDRLQWEHIQRVLGEHEGNISATARALGMHRRTLQRKLQKRPVRR, from the coding sequence ATGAGCGAAGAAATCCAGGTCGAAGGCGAAGAACTGCCGCACCTGCTGCTGGTGGACGACGACGCCACCTTTACCCGGGTCATGGCGCGCGCCATGAGCCGTCGTGGGTTCCGCGTGAGCACCGCGGGTTCCGCCGAAGAGGGCTTGAAACTGGCCGAGCAGGACCTGCCGGACTACGCCACGCTGGACCTGAAGATGGAAGGCGACTCGGGCCTGGTGCTGCTGCCCAAGCTGCTGGAGCTGGACCCGGAGATGCGCGTGGTGATCCTGACCGGCTACTCGAGCATCGCCACGGCGGTCGAGGCGGTCAAGCGCGGGGCCTGCAATTACCTGTGCAAGCCGGCCGACGCCGATGACGTGCTGGCGGCGTTGCTCTCGGAGCACACCGACCTGGATACCCTGGTGCCGGAAAACCCGATGTCGGTGGACCGCCTGCAGTGGGAGCACATCCAGCGCGTGCTGGGCGAGCACGAGGGCAATATCTCCGCCACCGCGCGGGCGCTGGGCATGCACCGGCGCACCTTGCAGCGCAAGTTGCAGAAGCGCCCGGTACGGCGCTGA
- a CDS encoding ATP-binding protein, producing MLVAAHPLSATRQNLWRLTFIRILVLAAQAGSVGVAYWTELLPLPWFSLAVTLALSSLLCAFTALRLRLSLPVTELEYALQLACDLLIHSALLYYSGGSTNPFVSYYLVPLAIAAVTLPWIYSLVLSGIALVAYSLLLVQYYPLETLPMARDTMQVYGMWLSIALAAAVITFFAARMAEELRRQENLRAERREESLRDEQLLAVATQAAGAAHELGTPLATMSVLLNEMRQDHADPMLQEDLQILQDQVKLCKETLQQLVRAAEANRRLAIVEQDVTAWLDEALNRWHLMRPEASYRFQRLRDGEVPRLTPPPDLTQALLNLLNNAADACPDDLEVRLDWDAQDIVISIRDHGPGMPPAIAEAIGKPFITTKGKGFGLGLFLSKASVTRAGGSVKLYSHEQGGTLTELRLPHGKRGDER from the coding sequence ATGCTCGTTGCCGCACATCCGTTGTCCGCCACCCGCCAGAACCTTTGGCGTCTGACCTTCATCCGCATCCTCGTCCTCGCTGCCCAGGCCGGCTCGGTCGGCGTGGCCTACTGGACCGAGCTGCTGCCGCTGCCCTGGTTCTCGCTGGCGGTCACCTTGGCTCTGTCGTCGCTGCTGTGCGCCTTCACCGCCCTGCGCCTGCGCCTGTCGCTGCCGGTCACCGAGCTCGAGTATGCCTTGCAGCTGGCCTGCGACCTGCTGATCCACAGTGCCCTGCTGTATTACTCGGGAGGCTCGACCAACCCGTTCGTTTCCTATTACCTGGTGCCGTTGGCGATTGCCGCGGTGACGCTGCCGTGGATCTATTCGCTGGTGCTCTCGGGTATTGCCCTGGTGGCCTACAGCCTGCTGCTGGTGCAGTACTACCCGCTGGAAACGCTGCCGATGGCGCGTGACACCATGCAGGTCTATGGCATGTGGCTGAGCATCGCCCTGGCCGCGGCGGTGATCACCTTCTTCGCCGCGCGCATGGCCGAGGAACTGCGCCGGCAGGAAAACCTGCGCGCCGAGCGCCGCGAAGAAAGCCTGCGCGACGAACAACTGCTGGCGGTAGCCACCCAGGCTGCCGGCGCGGCTCATGAGTTGGGCACGCCGTTGGCGACCATGAGCGTGCTGCTCAACGAAATGCGCCAGGACCACGCCGACCCGATGTTGCAGGAGGACCTGCAGATCCTTCAGGACCAGGTCAAGCTGTGCAAGGAAACCTTGCAGCAGCTGGTGCGTGCCGCCGAGGCCAACCGCCGCCTGGCGATCGTCGAGCAGGATGTCACCGCCTGGCTCGACGAGGCGCTCAACCGCTGGCACCTGATGCGCCCCGAGGCCAGCTACCGCTTCCAGCGTCTGCGCGACGGCGAGGTGCCGCGGCTGACCCCGCCGCCAGACCTGACCCAGGCGCTGCTGAACCTGTTGAACAATGCCGCCGATGCCTGCCCCGACGACCTGGAGGTGCGCCTGGATTGGGACGCCCAGGACATCGTCATCAGCATCCGCGATCATGGCCCCGGCATGCCGCCGGCGATTGCCGAGGCCATTGGCAAACCCTTCATTACCACCAAGGGCAAAGGCTTCGGCCTGGGCCTGTTCTTGAGCAAGGCCAGCGTGACCCGTGCGGGCGGTTCGGTGAAACTCTATAGTCATGAGCAGGGTGGCACCCTGACCGAATTGCGCCTGCCCCATGGCAAGCGAGGAGATGAACGATGA
- a CDS encoding SIMPL domain-containing protein (The SIMPL domain is named for its presence in mouse protein SIMPL (signalling molecule that associates with mouse pelle-like kinase). Bacterial member BP26, from Brucella, was shown to assemble into a channel-like structure, while YggE from E. coli has been associated with resistance to oxidative stress.): protein MHIPRRATAAVALSCGLLASLPALAADEPRYNQVSLRAEVSKEVARDLMVVTLYSEAQNTDPGKLAKDITETMNKAVQQARQVKEVKISQGSRNSYPIYDTKGQKITGWRERAELRLESADFPALSKLTGDLLQDLKMGGMDFSIAPATRKASEDDLLKDAVAAFKARAQLATEALGGKGYKVVSLNLNSSGYPRPYLRNAPMAMMAKGAADEAAPAPDIEAGTSEVSMSADGLIEVQVP from the coding sequence ATGCATATTCCCCGTCGCGCCACCGCCGCCGTCGCCCTGTCCTGCGGCCTACTCGCCAGCCTGCCCGCCCTGGCGGCCGACGAACCGCGCTACAACCAGGTGTCGCTGCGTGCCGAAGTGAGCAAGGAAGTGGCCCGCGACCTGATGGTCGTGACGCTCTACAGCGAAGCGCAGAACACCGACCCGGGCAAGCTCGCCAAGGACATCACCGAGACCATGAACAAGGCCGTGCAGCAAGCCCGCCAGGTCAAGGAGGTGAAAATCAGCCAGGGCAGCCGCAACAGCTACCCGATCTACGACACCAAGGGCCAGAAGATCACTGGCTGGCGCGAACGCGCCGAACTACGCCTGGAAAGCGCCGACTTCCCCGCCTTGTCCAAGCTCACCGGCGACCTGCTGCAGGACCTGAAGATGGGCGGCATGGACTTCTCGATCGCCCCGGCCACCCGCAAAGCCAGCGAGGACGACCTGCTCAAGGACGCCGTCGCCGCCTTCAAGGCCCGCGCCCAGCTGGCCACCGAGGCCCTCGGCGGCAAAGGCTACAAAGTGGTCAGCCTGAACCTCAACAGCAGTGGCTACCCGCGCCCGTACCTGCGCAATGCGCCCATGGCGATGATGGCCAAGGGGGCTGCTGACGAAGCCGCGCCAGCACCCGATATCGAAGCCGGTACCAGCGAAGTCAGCATGAGCGCCGACGGCCTGATCGAAGTCCAGGTGCCCTGA
- a CDS encoding ABC transporter substrate-binding protein, which translates to MLKHAVIPFLVGAGLLAGAPSALAATNLVFCSEGSPAGFDPGQYTTGTDFDASAETMFNRLTQFERGGTKVIPGLATSWEVSDDGKTYTFHLREGVKFHTTEYFKPTRAFNADDVLFTFNRMLDKNHPFRKAYPTEFPYFTDMGMDKNIAKVEKVDDHTVRFALNEVDAAFIQNLAMSFASIQSAEYADQLLKQGKAADINQKPIGTGPFVFSKYQKDAQIRYKGNKDYWKPEDVKIDNLIFAISTDASVRMQKLKKNECQVTLFPRPADIKPLQEDKKLQMPEQAGFNLGYIAYNVMDKVKGSDQPNPLSQLKVRQALDMAVNKPQIIESVYQGAGQLAVNAMPPTQWSYDTTIKDAKYDPEKAKQLLKEAGIKEGTEITLWAMPVQRPYNPNAKLMAEMLQADWAKIGIKAKIVSYEWGEYIKRSKGGEQGAMLIGWSGDNGDPDNWLGTLYGCDAMDGNNFSKWCYKPYDDLIKQAKATSDQAKRTELYKQAQHILKEQLPITPIAHSTVYQPMSTSVKDFKISPFGLNSFYGVSVEK; encoded by the coding sequence ATGCTCAAACACGCAGTCATTCCGTTCCTGGTCGGCGCAGGCTTGCTAGCCGGCGCACCGTCCGCCCTCGCCGCGACCAACCTGGTGTTCTGCTCCGAAGGCAGCCCGGCCGGTTTCGACCCGGGGCAGTACACCACCGGAACCGACTTCGACGCCTCCGCCGAGACCATGTTCAACCGCCTGACCCAGTTCGAGCGCGGCGGTACCAAGGTCATTCCCGGCCTGGCCACCAGCTGGGAGGTCTCCGATGACGGCAAGACCTACACCTTCCACCTGCGCGAAGGCGTGAAGTTCCATACCACCGAGTACTTCAAGCCCACCCGGGCGTTCAACGCCGACGACGTGCTGTTCACCTTCAACCGCATGCTCGACAAGAACCATCCGTTCCGCAAAGCCTACCCCACCGAATTCCCCTACTTCACCGACATGGGCATGGACAAGAACATCGCCAAGGTGGAGAAGGTCGACGACCACACCGTGCGTTTCGCCCTCAACGAAGTGGACGCCGCGTTCATCCAGAACCTGGCCATGAGCTTCGCCTCCATCCAGTCCGCCGAGTACGCCGACCAGCTGCTCAAGCAGGGCAAGGCCGCCGACATCAACCAGAAGCCGATCGGCACCGGCCCGTTCGTGTTCAGCAAGTACCAGAAGGACGCGCAGATCCGCTACAAGGGCAACAAGGACTACTGGAAGCCCGAGGACGTCAAGATCGACAACCTGATCTTCGCCATCAGCACCGACGCCTCGGTGCGCATGCAGAAGCTCAAGAAAAACGAGTGCCAGGTCACCCTGTTCCCGCGCCCGGCCGACATCAAGCCGCTGCAGGAAGACAAGAAGCTGCAGATGCCTGAACAGGCCGGCTTCAACCTCGGCTACATCGCCTACAACGTGATGGACAAGGTCAAGGGCAGCGACCAGCCCAACCCGCTGTCGCAGCTCAAGGTCCGCCAGGCCCTCGACATGGCGGTGAACAAGCCACAGATCATAGAATCGGTGTACCAGGGCGCGGGCCAGCTGGCGGTCAATGCCATGCCGCCGACCCAGTGGTCCTACGACACCACCATCAAGGACGCCAAGTACGACCCTGAGAAAGCCAAGCAGCTGCTCAAGGAAGCCGGCATCAAGGAAGGCACCGAGATCACCCTGTGGGCCATGCCGGTGCAGCGCCCGTACAACCCCAACGCCAAGCTGATGGCCGAAATGCTCCAGGCTGACTGGGCCAAGATCGGTATCAAGGCCAAGATCGTCAGCTACGAGTGGGGCGAGTACATCAAGCGCTCCAAGGGCGGCGAACAAGGCGCCATGCTGATTGGCTGGAGCGGCGACAACGGTGACCCGGACAACTGGCTCGGCACCCTCTATGGCTGCGACGCCATGGACGGCAACAACTTCTCCAAGTGGTGCTACAAGCCTTATGACGACCTGATCAAGCAGGCCAAGGCGACCTCCGACCAAGCCAAGCGCACCGAGCTGTACAAGCAGGCGCAGCACATCCTCAAGGAACAACTGCCGATCACCCCGATCGCCCACTCCACCGTGTATCAGCCCATGAGCACGTCCGTGAAGGACTTCAAGATCAGCCCCTTCGGCCTGAACTCCTTCTACGGGGTCAGCGTGGAGAAGTAA
- a CDS encoding ABC transporter substrate-binding protein has product MRFTTLSSTLIALGLLSQAPVSLANNLVFCSEGSPAGFDTAQYTSATDNDAAEPIYNRLVEFERGGTAVQPGLATDWQVSDDGLKYSFHLRPGVKFHSNKDFKPSRDFNADDVLFTFNRMLDKGQPFRKAYPTEFPYFVSMGLDKNIAKVEKTDPLTVVFTLNSVDAAFIQNLAMAFASILSAEYAEHLLADGKPSDINQKPIGTGPFVFQRYQKDSQIRFKGNKDYWAPERVKIDNLIFSINVDPSVRIQKLRKNECQVTLHPRPADLPALKQDKQLQVMSQPGFNLGYIAYNTQHPPFDRLEVRQAMDMAVNKQAIIQAVYQDAGQPATNAMPPTQWSYDSTIKDARYDPEQAKQLLTQAGVKDGTEITLWAMPVQRPYNPNAKLMAEMLQADWNKLGFKVRIVSYEWGEYLKRMKSGEHDIALIGWTGDNGDPDNWLGTLFSCDAIGSNNYSLWCDPQYDALVKKAKQVTDREQRTTLYQQAQQRLKQQVPITPVAHSTVNQPLSISVKDFKVSPFGRNVFSGVSID; this is encoded by the coding sequence ATGCGCTTCACCACGCTGAGTTCCACCCTGATCGCCCTCGGCCTGCTGAGCCAGGCCCCGGTCAGCCTGGCCAACAACCTGGTGTTCTGCTCCGAGGGCAGCCCGGCGGGCTTCGATACCGCCCAGTACACCAGCGCCACCGACAACGACGCGGCCGAGCCGATCTACAACCGCCTGGTCGAGTTCGAGCGCGGCGGCACCGCCGTGCAGCCTGGCCTGGCCACCGACTGGCAGGTGTCCGACGACGGCCTGAAGTACAGCTTCCACCTGCGCCCCGGCGTGAAGTTCCACAGCAACAAGGACTTCAAGCCCAGCCGTGACTTCAACGCCGACGACGTGCTGTTCACCTTCAACCGCATGCTCGACAAGGGCCAGCCGTTCCGCAAGGCCTACCCCACCGAGTTTCCGTACTTCGTCAGCATGGGCCTGGACAAGAACATCGCCAAGGTCGAGAAGACCGACCCACTGACCGTGGTCTTCACCCTCAACAGCGTCGACGCCGCGTTCATCCAGAACCTCGCCATGGCGTTCGCCTCGATTCTCTCCGCTGAATACGCCGAGCACCTGCTGGCCGACGGCAAGCCCAGCGACATCAACCAGAAGCCGATCGGCACCGGGCCGTTCGTGTTCCAGCGCTACCAAAAGGACTCGCAGATCCGCTTCAAGGGCAACAAGGACTACTGGGCCCCGGAGCGGGTGAAAATCGACAACCTGATCTTCTCCATCAACGTCGACCCGTCGGTGCGCATCCAGAAGCTGCGCAAGAACGAATGCCAGGTCACCCTGCACCCACGCCCCGCCGACCTGCCGGCACTCAAGCAGGACAAGCAGTTGCAGGTGATGAGCCAACCCGGCTTCAACCTCGGCTACATCGCCTACAACACCCAGCACCCGCCGTTCGACCGCCTCGAAGTGCGCCAGGCCATGGACATGGCGGTGAACAAGCAGGCGATCATCCAGGCCGTGTACCAGGACGCCGGGCAACCCGCGACCAATGCCATGCCGCCGACCCAATGGTCCTACGACAGCACCATCAAGGACGCCCGGTACGACCCGGAACAGGCCAAGCAGTTGCTCACCCAGGCCGGGGTCAAGGACGGCACCGAAATCACCCTCTGGGCCATGCCGGTGCAACGCCCCTACAACCCCAACGCCAAGCTCATGGCCGAGATGCTCCAGGCCGACTGGAACAAGCTCGGCTTCAAGGTACGCATCGTCAGCTACGAATGGGGCGAATACCTCAAGCGCATGAAGAGCGGCGAGCACGACATCGCCCTGATCGGCTGGACCGGCGACAACGGTGACCCGGACAACTGGCTCGGCACCCTGTTCAGCTGCGACGCCATCGGCAGTAACAACTATTCCTTGTGGTGCGACCCGCAGTACGACGCGCTGGTGAAAAAAGCCAAGCAAGTCACCGATCGCGAACAGCGCACCACCCTTTACCAACAGGCCCAGCAGCGCCTCAAGCAGCAGGTACCGATCACCCCGGTGGCCCACTCGACAGTCAACCAGCCACTGAGCATCAGCGTGAAAGACTTCAAGGTCAGCCCCTTCGGACGCAACGTATTTTCCGGCGTCAGTATCGATTGA
- a CDS encoding OprD family porin, giving the protein MSRRTATTALALSVGAFCALAQAEPASQDYVPITLKSGSEQAEAKGFIDGQSLSGTTRNWYARERATRAPLWKYTKSDGSRHPTHSRDNWLQGTILNYSSGFTEGTVGFAVEAAAYNAIALERGRAAVAGPNNRTLTHSDGDVIGQWSKMGLGNVKARISNTTLTVGRQSVDTPMIAYIGNRALPSSFQGAFLHSAEFDNLSFDLGTFDRVSPRTEQSLSKFRSEYGAAGVETDRASTAGINYQPFKSLTTSLYATKVEDFWNQYYFGANHVLGDSAVLSLTTGLNYYKTVDAGSKKMGEIDNDTYSLSLGLTHQAHTLSASWQQVNGNEYFDYLHETNGIYLANSLLSDFNGPNEKSLQISYVLNMAPYGVPGLKFNLYNARGWGIDGTHYKGTAYDVRGMDGETHYEWGIGTSYAVQSGMLKDTTIRATYTAHRASKAQADGSLDELRIVTTIPFNIL; this is encoded by the coding sequence ATGTCGAGACGTACCGCAACCACCGCACTGGCCTTGTCCGTCGGCGCCTTCTGCGCCCTCGCCCAGGCCGAACCCGCCAGCCAGGACTATGTGCCGATCACGCTCAAGTCCGGCAGCGAGCAGGCCGAGGCCAAAGGCTTCATCGACGGGCAGAGCCTGTCTGGCACCACCCGTAACTGGTATGCCCGCGAGCGCGCCACCCGCGCGCCGCTGTGGAAATACACCAAGAGCGACGGCAGCCGCCACCCCACCCACAGCCGCGACAACTGGCTGCAGGGCACCATCCTCAACTACAGCTCGGGCTTCACCGAAGGCACCGTGGGCTTCGCCGTCGAGGCCGCGGCCTACAACGCCATCGCCCTGGAGCGCGGCCGCGCCGCGGTCGCCGGGCCGAACAACCGCACGCTCACCCACAGCGACGGCGATGTGATCGGCCAGTGGAGCAAGATGGGCCTGGGCAACGTCAAGGCCCGGATCTCCAACACCACCCTGACGGTCGGTCGCCAATCGGTGGACACGCCGATGATCGCCTATATCGGCAACCGCGCATTGCCGTCGAGCTTCCAGGGTGCGTTCCTGCACAGTGCCGAGTTCGACAACCTGTCGTTCGACCTGGGGACCTTCGACCGCGTCTCGCCGCGTACCGAACAGAGCCTGAGCAAGTTCCGCAGCGAATACGGCGCCGCCGGGGTCGAGACCGACCGCGCCAGCACCGCTGGTATCAACTACCAGCCGTTCAAGAGCCTGACCACCAGCCTCTACGCCACCAAGGTCGAGGACTTCTGGAACCAGTACTACTTCGGCGCCAACCATGTGCTGGGCGACAGCGCGGTGCTGAGCCTGACCACCGGCCTGAACTACTACAAGACGGTCGACGCCGGCAGCAAGAAGATGGGCGAGATCGACAACGATACCTACAGCCTGTCGCTGGGCCTGACGCACCAGGCCCACACACTCAGCGCCTCCTGGCAGCAGGTCAACGGCAACGAGTACTTCGACTACCTGCACGAAACCAACGGCATCTACCTGGCCAACTCCCTGCTGTCGGACTTCAACGGCCCGAACGAGAAATCGCTGCAGATCAGCTATGTGCTGAACATGGCGCCGTACGGCGTGCCGGGCCTCAAGTTCAACCTGTACAACGCCCGTGGCTGGGGCATCGACGGTACCCACTACAAGGGCACCGCCTACGACGTGCGCGGCATGGACGGCGAAACCCATTATGAATGGGGTATCGGCACCAGCTATGCGGTGCAGAGCGGCATGCTCAAGGACACCACCATCCGCGCCACCTACACCGCGCACCGCGCCAGCAAGGCCCAGGCCGATGGCAGCCTGGACGAACTGCGGATCGTGACCACCATTCCGTTCAACATCCTCTGA
- a CDS encoding ABC transporter substrate-binding protein → MKSLPLRAALAAVILGAASSLAAKPLVVCTEASPEGFDIVQYTTAVTADATAEAIFNRLVDFKPGTTEIQPALAERWDISPDGLVYTFHLREGVKFHTTDYFTPTRDFNADDVLWSLNRQLRKDHPWHDKTSVGYPYFESMAFKDLLKSVEKTDDHTVVITLTRPEAPFLRDMAMAFTSIYSAEYGDQLLKAGKTGDLNSKPIGTGPFIFQRYNKDAQVRYKPNPDYFRGKPPADALIFAIATDSNVRLQKLRANECQIALYPKPDDVPSMKSDPKLKVVEIEALVTGYISMNTQHKYLSDVRVRKAINMAFDRQTHVDQLFGKGNALVGVNPYPPTMIGYNTDNKNPPYDLDKARALLKEAGVPEGTVITLFTRNGGGPTNPNPRLSAEMLQADLAKIGIKLDIRVMEWAEMLRRAKKGEADLVSAGWAGDNGDPDNFLTPMLSCDAAKSGENYARWCNPKFQELISRAREVIDNDERAKLYNQALAVYDEDQPWISMAHPKMFTAMRENVEGYVINPLTNNNFATTKVK, encoded by the coding sequence ATGAAATCGCTACCGCTACGCGCTGCCCTGGCAGCGGTCATCCTGGGCGCCGCATCGAGCCTGGCGGCCAAGCCGCTGGTGGTGTGCACCGAGGCCAGCCCGGAAGGCTTCGACATCGTCCAGTACACCACCGCCGTCACCGCCGATGCCACGGCCGAGGCCATCTTCAACCGCCTGGTCGACTTCAAGCCCGGCACCACCGAGATCCAGCCAGCGCTGGCCGAGCGCTGGGACATCAGCCCCGACGGGCTGGTCTACACCTTCCACCTGCGTGAAGGCGTCAAGTTCCACACCACCGACTACTTCACCCCCACGCGCGACTTCAACGCCGATGACGTGCTGTGGAGCCTGAACCGGCAACTGCGCAAAGACCATCCCTGGCACGACAAGACCAGCGTCGGCTACCCCTATTTCGAGAGCATGGCCTTCAAGGACCTGCTCAAGTCGGTCGAGAAGACCGACGACCACACCGTGGTGATCACCCTGACCCGCCCGGAAGCTCCCTTCCTGCGCGACATGGCCATGGCCTTCACCTCGATCTATTCCGCCGAGTACGGCGACCAGCTGCTCAAGGCCGGCAAGACCGGCGATCTGAACAGCAAGCCGATCGGCACCGGGCCGTTCATCTTCCAGCGCTACAACAAGGACGCCCAGGTCCGCTACAAGCCGAACCCGGACTATTTCCGTGGCAAGCCGCCGGCCGACGCGCTGATCTTCGCCATCGCCACCGACAGCAACGTGCGCCTGCAGAAGCTGCGCGCCAATGAATGCCAGATCGCCCTGTACCCCAAGCCTGACGACGTGCCGAGCATGAAGAGCGATCCCAAACTGAAGGTCGTCGAGATCGAGGCGCTGGTCACCGGCTACATCTCCATGAACACCCAGCACAAGTACCTGAGCGACGTGCGCGTGCGCAAGGCGATCAACATGGCCTTCGACCGCCAGACCCACGTCGACCAGCTGTTCGGCAAAGGCAACGCCCTGGTCGGGGTCAACCCCTATCCGCCGACCATGATCGGCTACAACACCGACAACAAGAACCCGCCGTACGACCTGGACAAGGCCCGCGCCCTGCTCAAGGAAGCCGGCGTCCCCGAAGGCACGGTGATCACCCTGTTCACCCGCAATGGCGGCGGCCCGACCAACCCCAACCCGCGGTTGTCCGCCGAGATGCTGCAAGCCGACCTGGCCAAGATCGGCATCAAGCTCGATATCCGAGTGATGGAGTGGGCCGAGATGCTGCGCCGCGCCAAGAAGGGCGAAGCCGACCTGGTTTCGGCGGGCTGGGCCGGCGACAACGGCGACCCGGACAACTTCCTCACACCGATGCTCAGCTGCGACGCGGCGAAGAGTGGCGAGAACTACGCGCGCTGGTGCAATCCGAAATTCCAGGAACTGATCAGCCGCGCCCGTGAAGTGATCGACAACGACGAACGCGCCAAGCTCTATAACCAGGCTTTGGCGGTGTACGATGAAGACCAACCGTGGATCAGCATGGCCCACCCGAAAATGTTCACCGCCATGCGCGAGAACGTCGAAGGCTATGTGATCAACCCACTGACCAACAACAACTTCGCCACCACCAAGGTGAAGTAG
- a CDS encoding ABC transporter permease subunit translates to MLSFIARRLGLLIPTFFGITLLTFALIRLIPGDPVEVMMGERRVDPEMHAQAMERLGLNKPLPVQYLDYVGKLAQGDLGESLRTRESVWNEFLTLFPATLELAMAALLFAGVIGLLAGVIAALKRGSLFDHGVMGISLAGYSMPIFWWGLILIMFFSVSLGWTPVSGRIDLLYDIEPKTGFMLIDTLLSDEEGAFKDAVMHLILPAIVLGTIPLAVIARMTRSSMLEVLREDYIRTARAKGLSPSRVVFIHGLRNALIPVLTVFGLQVGTLLAGAVLTETIFSWPGIGKWLIEAIGARDYPVVQNGILLIACLVILVNFVVDILYGLANPRIRHQR, encoded by the coding sequence ATGTTGAGTTTTATTGCCCGACGCCTGGGTCTGCTGATCCCGACCTTCTTCGGTATCACCCTGCTTACCTTCGCGCTCATACGCCTGATCCCCGGCGACCCGGTCGAAGTGATGATGGGCGAACGCCGGGTCGACCCCGAAATGCATGCCCAGGCCATGGAGCGCCTGGGCCTGAACAAGCCCCTGCCAGTCCAGTACCTGGACTACGTCGGCAAGCTTGCCCAGGGTGATCTCGGCGAGTCCCTGCGCACCCGCGAAAGCGTCTGGAACGAATTCCTCACCCTGTTCCCCGCCACGCTGGAGCTGGCCATGGCCGCCCTGCTGTTCGCCGGGGTCATCGGCCTGCTGGCCGGGGTGATCGCCGCGCTCAAGCGCGGTTCGCTGTTCGACCACGGAGTGATGGGCATCTCCCTGGCCGGCTACTCGATGCCGATTTTCTGGTGGGGCCTGATCCTGATCATGTTCTTCTCGGTGAGTCTGGGCTGGACCCCGGTGTCCGGGCGTATCGACCTGCTCTACGACATCGAGCCGAAGACCGGCTTCATGCTCATCGACACCCTGCTCAGCGACGAGGAAGGTGCCTTCAAGGACGCGGTGATGCACCTGATCCTGCCGGCCATCGTGCTGGGTACCATCCCGCTGGCGGTAATCGCCCGCATGACCCGCTCGTCGATGCTCGAGGTACTGCGCGAGGACTACATCCGCACCGCCCGCGCCAAAGGCCTGTCGCCGTCGCGCGTGGTGTTCATCCACGGCCTGCGCAACGCGCTGATCCCGGTGCTCACCGTGTTCGGCCTGCAAGTCGGCACACTGCTGGCCGGCGCCGTGCTCACCGAAACCATCTTCTCCTGGCCGGGCATCGGCAAATGGCTGATCGAAGCCATCGGCGCCCGTGACTACCCCGTGGTGCAGAACGGCATCCTGTTGATCGCCTGCCTGGTGATCCTGGTCAACTTCGTCGTGGACATCCTCTACGGCCTGGCCAACCCACGCATCCGTCACCAGCGCTGA